A genome region from Gouania willdenowi chromosome 9, fGouWil2.1, whole genome shotgun sequence includes the following:
- the tmed7 gene encoding transmembrane emp24 domain-containing protein 7: MRRAVRLLVQVLWAQLLCAWALGTELTFELPDNAKQCFYEDIIIGTKCTLEFQVVTGGHYDVDCRLEDPEGTTLYKEMKKQYDSFTFTAAKNGTYKFCFSNEFSTFTHKTVYFDFQVGDDPPLFPHENRVTAYTQMESACVSIHEALKSIIDYQTHFRLREAQGRSRAEDLNTRVAFWSIGEAFILLVVSISQVVLLRSFFSDRKTTTTRVGS, encoded by the exons ATGAGGCGAGCTGTCCGGCTACTGGTCCAGGTTCTGTGGGCCCAGCTGCTCTGTGCCTGGGCTCTCGGTACCGAGCTCACCTTCGAACTACCGGATAACGCTAAGCAGTGTTTCTACGAGGACATCATCATCGGTACCAAGTGCACCTTAGAGTTCCAG GTAGTGACGGGTGGTCACTATGATGTGGACTGTCGTCTAGAAGACCCTGAAGGCACCACGTTGTACAAAGAGATGAAGAAGCAGTACGACAGCTTCACCTTCACCGCCGCTAAGAACGGAACCTACAAGTTCTGCTTCAGCAACGAGTTCTCCACCTTCACCCACAAGACGGTTTACTTTGACTTCCAGGTTGGAGACGACCCCCCTCTGTTCCCCCACGAGAACAGAGTCACTGCTTACACTCAG ATGGAATCAGCGTGTGTGTCGATCCACGAGGCCCTGAAGTCCATCATCGACTACCAAACCCACTTCCGTCTGCGTGAGGCCCAGGGCCGGAGTCGTGCCGAGGACCTGAACACTCGCGTGGCGTTCTGGTCCATCGGAGAAGCCTTCATCCTCCTGGTGGTCAGCATCAGTCAGGTGGTTCTGCTCAGGAGCTTCTTCTCTGACAGGAAGACCACCACCACACGTGTTGGATCCTAA